A genomic stretch from Telmatocola sphagniphila includes:
- the infB gene encoding translation initiation factor IF-2, with the protein MQQAKDKIRIYALAKEWKVDSKVILDYCKELGFDAKNQLSSLEPEQVDALNARKQGGSKAAAPKAAASPAPLPTSLNKPIRTLPPAPKTAKPVVAEEAPEAPPAAEAEPVVESTPAVVSESPVEVLEAPIVTAEITPIAAPENSPETVPTLAAAPTPIPAPAPTPAPAPTPAKLPNLSSNKILNLTGRRPSSPSTPVTNRPAAPTPAPAPVPTSTAKQTPVSPPPQAPTAAPPAPTTQAPATPQAPPRPAAPVLPRPTRPMQNLNSPRPPGPGGPATPNQRDQRNEGGPGRGPQGGDRRPLVPPRGDQAKRPGAPAGQVPAVAGKKDDKKVGPSPVKFTPEQLKAMREGKTLIDVMREQKAAQAAAAAELAKAQGAAPATEVEEEGDDKKPGKVAGRNARHSERAKRAEKRKTLAGAVVIKDGHAEVIENEIHYKNRNAKAKLRKKLPGTLERKGKVPISMPITVRSLSEAVGMKAAQLLFKLKDLTNSLYTINSSVDTEVAELIAGENQVELEIIKPKTAEDDLFEKLKAEDDPSHLEPRAPIVTIMGHVDHGKTSLLDKIRASNVVDTEAGGITQVIRAWRVEHNGKPITFLDTPGHEAFTKMRARGANVTDIVVIVVAADSGVKPQTEEAIAHAKAAGVSIVVAINKIDLPNADIRKTESQLYSLGLLPDTMGGDAQFVYTSAATGKGISELLDTLALVAEIKELKANPNKPALGTCLEAYMSADEGVMATVLVQQGTLNKGDVILCGSCYGRVRAMYNDLGVAIEKAGPSVPVRITGLDAVPNADDHFTVVSDLSNAREIAESRKEKQLEAGQYRYEPVNIDNLSKAKTKITELKIILKAEARGSVEAIRKELEKLVHPEVRVRVLHAGIGAITESDVQLAMTSPQDSMIVGFNVVPDDAALRLAEERGIPLREYNIIYNLTDDIKAALEGKLKPREEVIHLGRAVIRETFKISRVGTIAGCYVTQGTIERSAKIRVIREGAVVYPPAEKVASLESLKRFKDDVKEVREGYDCGIKIAGYDDIKVGDVIEAYRIEQIQRTLD; encoded by the coding sequence TTGCAGCAAGCCAAAGACAAAATTCGTATTTACGCTTTAGCTAAAGAATGGAAGGTCGATAGCAAGGTCATTCTGGACTATTGCAAAGAGCTCGGGTTCGATGCCAAGAATCAGTTGAGCAGTCTGGAGCCGGAGCAAGTCGACGCATTGAATGCACGCAAACAGGGCGGGTCGAAAGCCGCTGCGCCGAAGGCAGCTGCCAGCCCGGCGCCGCTTCCCACCTCTTTGAATAAACCAATCCGGACGCTACCCCCGGCCCCGAAAACGGCCAAACCGGTCGTCGCCGAAGAAGCTCCGGAAGCGCCCCCGGCCGCGGAAGCGGAACCGGTGGTCGAGAGCACCCCTGCGGTCGTTTCCGAATCGCCCGTCGAGGTGCTGGAAGCCCCCATTGTTACTGCCGAGATCACTCCGATCGCGGCGCCTGAAAATTCACCCGAAACGGTACCGACCCTTGCGGCCGCGCCGACTCCCATCCCGGCCCCAGCCCCGACTCCGGCTCCGGCCCCAACCCCAGCGAAACTTCCGAATTTGTCTTCGAATAAAATTTTGAATCTGACAGGTCGACGACCCTCCTCGCCCAGCACTCCGGTCACCAATCGCCCGGCAGCTCCGACGCCAGCGCCGGCTCCGGTCCCGACCTCCACGGCCAAACAAACTCCGGTGAGTCCGCCGCCGCAAGCACCGACGGCAGCCCCACCCGCTCCGACCACTCAAGCTCCGGCGACTCCGCAAGCGCCGCCGCGACCGGCCGCACCCGTTCTACCGCGACCGACTCGGCCCATGCAGAATTTGAATTCGCCGCGACCTCCCGGACCGGGTGGCCCGGCTACTCCGAATCAACGCGATCAACGCAACGAAGGTGGACCGGGTCGCGGCCCACAAGGTGGCGATCGCCGACCCCTGGTTCCGCCGCGCGGCGATCAGGCCAAACGACCCGGCGCCCCAGCCGGTCAGGTGCCGGCCGTTGCTGGCAAAAAGGACGACAAAAAGGTCGGTCCCAGTCCGGTGAAATTCACGCCCGAGCAGCTCAAGGCGATGCGCGAGGGCAAGACCCTTATCGACGTCATGCGCGAGCAGAAGGCCGCTCAAGCAGCGGCCGCCGCCGAGCTTGCCAAAGCGCAAGGTGCGGCCCCGGCGACTGAAGTCGAAGAAGAGGGAGACGATAAGAAGCCCGGCAAGGTCGCCGGCCGAAATGCCCGACACAGCGAACGCGCCAAGCGAGCTGAAAAGCGCAAGACTCTGGCCGGCGCCGTGGTGATCAAGGATGGCCACGCCGAAGTTATCGAAAACGAAATCCACTATAAGAACCGCAACGCGAAAGCGAAGTTGCGGAAGAAGCTCCCCGGCACGCTCGAGCGCAAGGGGAAAGTGCCGATTAGCATGCCGATTACCGTCCGCTCGCTTTCCGAAGCGGTGGGTATGAAGGCCGCGCAGCTGTTGTTCAAGCTGAAGGATTTGACCAACTCGCTGTACACGATTAATTCCAGCGTCGATACTGAAGTGGCGGAATTGATCGCCGGCGAAAATCAGGTCGAACTGGAAATCATCAAGCCCAAGACGGCCGAAGACGATCTGTTCGAAAAACTGAAGGCCGAGGACGACCCGAGCCATCTGGAGCCCCGGGCTCCCATCGTCACCATCATGGGCCACGTCGACCACGGCAAAACGTCGCTGCTCGACAAGATCCGCGCGTCCAATGTCGTCGATACCGAAGCGGGCGGCATCACCCAGGTCATTCGGGCCTGGCGGGTGGAACACAACGGCAAGCCGATCACCTTCCTCGATACCCCCGGTCACGAGGCATTCACCAAGATGCGTGCTCGCGGGGCGAACGTCACCGATATCGTGGTGATTGTGGTGGCGGCCGACTCCGGCGTGAAACCCCAAACGGAAGAAGCGATTGCCCACGCCAAGGCGGCCGGCGTCAGCATTGTCGTGGCGATCAACAAGATCGACCTGCCCAACGCCGATATCCGCAAGACCGAATCGCAACTCTATTCTTTGGGCCTTCTGCCCGATACGATGGGCGGCGATGCTCAGTTCGTCTACACCTCGGCTGCTACCGGCAAGGGGATCAGCGAACTGCTCGATACGCTGGCCCTGGTGGCGGAAATCAAGGAACTGAAAGCCAATCCCAACAAGCCGGCTCTGGGCACTTGCCTGGAAGCCTACATGTCGGCAGACGAAGGGGTTATGGCCACGGTTCTGGTTCAGCAGGGTACGCTCAATAAAGGCGACGTCATCCTCTGCGGCAGTTGCTACGGTCGCGTTCGCGCGATGTACAACGACCTGGGCGTCGCCATCGAGAAAGCGGGCCCCAGCGTGCCGGTGCGAATCACCGGTCTCGACGCCGTGCCAAATGCGGACGACCACTTTACGGTGGTGAGCGATCTTTCGAACGCTCGCGAAATTGCCGAGAGCCGTAAGGAAAAGCAACTCGAAGCGGGCCAGTACCGTTACGAACCGGTCAACATCGACAACCTCAGCAAAGCCAAGACGAAGATCACGGAACTCAAGATCATCCTCAAGGCCGAAGCCCGCGGTTCGGTGGAAGCGATTCGCAAGGAGCTGGAAAAGCTGGTGCATCCGGAAGTCCGGGTGCGCGTGCTGCACGCCGGGATCGGGGCGATTACCGAAAGCGACGTCCAGTTGGCGATGACTTCGCCGCAGGATTCCATGATCGTCGGCTTCAACGTGGTGCCGGACGATGCGGCTCTGCGGTTGGCCGAGGAACGCGGTATCCCGCTCCGCGAGTACAACATCATTTATAACCTGACGGACGATATTAAGGCCGCTCTGGAAGGGAAGCTCAAACCTCGGGAAGAAGTCATTCACCTGGGGCGGGCGGTTATCCGGGAAACCTTCAAGATCAGCCGGGTGGGTACGATTGCCGGTTGTTACGTCACACAGGGCACGATCGAACGTTCGGCCAAGATCCGGGTTATTCGCGAAGGCGCGGTGGTTTACCCGCCCGCCGAGAAGGTCGCCAGCCTCGAATCGCTCAAGCGATTCAAGGACGACGTGAAAGAAGTTCGCGAAGGCTACGATTGCGGTATCAAGATCGCCGGATACGATGATATTAAAGTGGGCGATGTGATCGAAGCTTACCGCATCGAACAGATCCAGCGAACGCTGGATTAA
- a CDS encoding M6 family metalloprotease domain-containing protein, whose amino-acid sequence MKKILFTALSTLIGLGGISPAFAQELLPAPRISGIIVPPYHLVLPENLKDYKTVETAAKSKSVALSTNKTGQTGYLGIHLETQGDKLLIDAVQPNSPAAAAKIQVGDQLISFEKEPLKSVSEFRDRLQTLEPGHRVQLQVSREGKTIDIQSELTATSRPMKPDAPQPVMGVRVQDSDDSSGVKVENVNEGSTANKAGLKVGDIITKFDGSAVTYPQKFTDLLGEKKPTDTVTLEVKRADKVLALKVPLESSTNQRGGGGRGNRGGWDDRIARTWQNPVFRLAIVGVEYPDLKHNEKIRLEDWKQSFFSIGTYNTTNATGQKTHGSVCDYYLEQSFGKLKVQGKVFDWVQLPKKRLEYGGSTTVNSKTDYLKEVTDKLIAREGKDALKDFDGIFFIYAGDRATTNRGSLYWPHRANFTYEGKRWPYFIINEMASPQRMTDISVMCHEFGHMLGLPDLYARPENPGSEGVGVWCAMSNQLGSGRPQHFSAWCKEQLNWIQPVTLDPTVKQKLVLAPIEEDTHQCFKVLVRPDGSEYYLLENRRRKGFDSNLPAEGLLVWRILNNRPILEESHGIEGPRGPTSFLGMVPFPSNSNNSFTPYTMPSSRSQLGGGLPVYITNIQRQPGGLISFWIGYEFE is encoded by the coding sequence ATGAAAAAGATCCTTTTCACCGCACTCTCGACCTTAATTGGTCTGGGAGGAATTTCCCCGGCGTTCGCGCAGGAATTGTTGCCCGCCCCCCGCATCTCAGGCATTATCGTGCCGCCCTACCATCTCGTGCTGCCGGAGAATCTCAAAGACTACAAAACGGTGGAGACCGCCGCGAAATCGAAAAGTGTCGCGCTTTCCACGAATAAAACCGGCCAGACCGGCTATCTCGGCATCCACCTGGAAACGCAGGGAGACAAACTCTTAATCGATGCCGTGCAACCGAATAGCCCGGCCGCCGCCGCCAAGATTCAGGTCGGTGATCAGTTGATTTCCTTCGAGAAAGAGCCTTTGAAATCGGTGAGCGAATTTCGCGACCGCTTGCAGACGCTGGAGCCGGGACATCGGGTTCAGCTCCAAGTTTCCCGGGAAGGGAAGACAATCGATATTCAATCCGAACTGACTGCCACCAGCCGACCTATGAAGCCCGATGCTCCCCAGCCGGTGATGGGCGTGCGCGTCCAGGACAGCGACGATTCCTCGGGCGTTAAAGTCGAAAATGTCAACGAAGGTTCCACGGCCAACAAGGCCGGGCTGAAAGTCGGCGATATCATTACCAAATTCGATGGCTCCGCCGTCACGTATCCCCAGAAGTTCACCGATCTCTTGGGGGAAAAGAAGCCGACCGACACCGTAACTCTCGAAGTGAAGCGGGCCGACAAGGTTCTGGCTCTGAAAGTTCCGCTCGAATCCTCCACCAATCAGCGAGGAGGCGGGGGTCGTGGGAATCGTGGCGGCTGGGACGATCGCATTGCCCGGACCTGGCAAAATCCGGTTTTCCGGCTGGCCATCGTCGGCGTGGAGTATCCCGATCTCAAGCACAACGAGAAAATCCGTCTCGAGGACTGGAAGCAATCCTTCTTCAGCATCGGCACTTACAACACCACCAACGCCACGGGGCAGAAGACGCACGGCAGCGTTTGTGACTACTATCTGGAGCAATCCTTCGGCAAACTGAAGGTGCAGGGCAAGGTGTTCGACTGGGTGCAGCTTCCCAAAAAACGCCTGGAATATGGCGGCAGCACGACGGTCAACTCCAAGACCGATTATCTGAAAGAAGTGACCGATAAATTAATTGCCCGCGAAGGGAAAGACGCGCTGAAGGACTTCGACGGCATCTTCTTCATCTATGCCGGGGATCGCGCGACTACCAATCGCGGTTCGCTCTACTGGCCGCACCGGGCCAACTTCACGTATGAAGGGAAGCGCTGGCCCTATTTCATCATTAACGAGATGGCCTCGCCGCAGCGGATGACCGACATCAGTGTGATGTGCCACGAATTCGGCCATATGTTGGGCCTCCCCGATCTTTATGCCCGGCCGGAAAATCCGGGCAGTGAAGGGGTAGGAGTTTGGTGTGCGATGTCCAACCAGTTGGGGAGCGGTCGGCCGCAGCATTTCTCGGCCTGGTGCAAGGAGCAGTTGAACTGGATCCAGCCGGTCACCCTCGACCCGACCGTGAAGCAGAAGCTGGTTCTAGCACCTATAGAAGAAGACACGCATCAGTGCTTCAAAGTGCTTGTGCGACCAGATGGCAGCGAGTATTACCTGTTGGAGAATCGCCGTCGGAAGGGATTCGATAGCAATTTACCGGCCGAAGGTTTATTGGTCTGGCGAATTCTGAATAATCGACCGATTCTGGAAGAGTCGCATGGAATTGAGGGGCCGCGCGGTCCGACTTCGTTTTTGGGGATGGTGCCGTTCCCGAGTAACTCGAACAACAGTTTCACGCCGTATACGATGCCGAGTAGTCGATCGCAGTTGGGCGGCGGCCTGCCGGTTTACATTACGAATATCCAGCGTCAGCCGGGCGGGTTGATCTCTTTCTGGATCGGGTACGAGTTTGAGTGA
- a CDS encoding DUF1559 family PulG-like putative transporter — protein sequence MKRSKGFSLIELIIVISIIALLFGILLAAIQRIRASAALSSCLNKARQLNIALHGYHDQYGHFPSGIISADYPTTQPFMTWLTKLLPFVEEEPLWQKCLQAYEVDKNFEKPPHLEILGKKIKSYICSADPISQEPWNFQGQFTVAFTNYLV from the coding sequence GTGAAGAGATCAAAAGGATTTTCACTAATTGAACTAATTATAGTTATTTCAATTATTGCATTACTTTTCGGTATTCTGCTTGCGGCGATACAAAGAATTCGTGCTTCTGCGGCACTCTCTAGCTGTTTGAACAAGGCTAGACAGCTCAATATAGCGTTGCATGGTTATCACGATCAATACGGCCATTTTCCTTCAGGGATTATTAGTGCGGACTACCCAACAACTCAGCCATTCATGACTTGGCTTACAAAGCTCCTACCTTTTGTCGAAGAAGAACCGCTGTGGCAAAAATGTCTGCAAGCCTATGAAGTCGATAAGAATTTTGAAAAACCACCACATCTCGAAATTTTAGGTAAAAAGATCAAGTCGTATATTTGTTCCGCTGACCCTATTTCGCAAGAGCCGTGGAATTTTCAAGGCCAGTTTACTGTTGCATTTACAAATTATCTAGTGTAG